The region GTCTTGATCCGGCTGCGCAGAAGTCGATTGCGATTTTCGCCGGTGCTTTGATTTTATGGGTGACGACGCCGATTCCGATTTACTTGACGTCGCTGATTGCGATATTGCTGCTGCCGCTCGTCGGAGCCGTCGAGGATCAGGAGGTCGCGTTCAGCACGCTGGGCTTTGACGTCATCTGGCTGATGGTATCGGCCTTCGTGCTGACCTCGGCGATGACGAAGTCTAATCTAGGGCGGCGGTTCTCGCTATGGATGGTGACAATGTTCGGCAAGACGCCAACCCAGACGCTGCTAGTGCTGGTGATCATTAACTTTATTCTTGCATTTTTCGTCCCGTCGACGACGGCGCGCGCAACGCTGATGATGCCGATCTGCCTGATCCTGTTAGATGTGTACAAGGCGATCCCGGGCCAGAGCCGACTAGGCAAGGTAATGATGCTGCAGGGACTGCAGGCGGATGCGCTGGCTACCTCGGGCGTCATGACCGCTACCGCAGGCAACATTATCGCTGTGGGCTTTATCAACGAGCAGGCAGGGGGAAGTATCGGTTACATGGATTGGCTGTTCGCGTCGATGCCCTCGGCTATTATTACGATGTCGCTGATCTTCCTGATCGGACTGAAGCTATTCTCGATCAAGGCAGAGGGCACGTTCGTCAACGTCATGGATTCGCTGAAGAGCGAGCTGCACAAGCTCGGGGCATTCTCGGTGGCGGAGAAAAAGGCGATGGCTATCTTCATCCTCACCGTCGTGCTATGGGCAACTGGGGATTATCAAGACGCCTGGTTCGGCTTCGAGATCAGCACTGAGCAGACGGCCGTACTCGCAGCGCTGCTCTGTCTGTTACCTAGGATAGGGATGCTGCAGTGGAAGGATGCCAATATCAAGTGGGAACTGATGATCTTCGCAGCAGGCGCTTATGCGGCGGGCAATGCGCTGGATAAGTCGGGCGGCGCCCAATGGCTGATCGGCAAGGTTGTGGATGGACTGGGCATCGACCGGATGAGCCCGGCCATGGTGGCGATCGTCGTCATCTTCCTCAGCATGTACAGCCATCTGATCTTTACGAGCAAGACCGTGCGGGTGACGATTCTGATCCCGGCGTTCATCGCCCTGGCGAAGACGCTCGGTATGGACCCGGTACCGTTGGCGCTGGCGGCAGCGACGACGATGACCTTTACGATCACGTTGCCGCCACATTCCAAGGTCAATACGATTTATTTCTCCACCGATTACTTCACAATCATCGATCAAGTCAAGTACGCTATCGTCACTTGCTTTATCGGAGCGTCAGTTATCTGTGTCGGGTACTTCACCTGGTACGGCTGGCTTGGCTTGTAAGCCCGCTGTTGATCACGTAGTTTGAATTTGTATAAGAGGAGGTGGGCGCATGCTCAGACGAAAAATGATCCTGGCAATTGCCGATGGACTGGGCGACAGGCCCCATCCGAAGCTAGGGAATCTGACACCGCTACAATATGCCGATACGCCGAATCTGGATCGGCTGGCTGCTGAGGGCATCTCCGGAATGATGGACCCGATCGCGCCGGGCATTCCGGTCGGCACGGATATGGGACATCTGATCTTGTTCGGCTATGAACCGAATTGTTATCCCGGCCGCGGACCGATCGAGGCGCTGGGTATCGGCATGGAGGTTCGACCGGGAGATATTGTGTTCCGCTGCAACTTTGCTACTGTGGACGACCGCTGCGTCGTCGTCGATCGGCGGGCGGGCCGGATACGGCAGGGGACCGAAGCGCTCGCCCGGGCGCTCGACGGTCTTGTGCTTGAGGGAGGCGTGACCGCCTACTTCAAGCAGGCTACAGAGCATCGCGCCGTATTACTTCTCCGAGGAGAAGGACTGAGCGACCAGGTCAGCGACTCCGATCCGAAGGCGCCCAATGACGGTCAGCCGTACCTCCGTATCCGGCCGCTCGACAAATCGGACGAAGCGGTCAGGACAGCGTCGGCACTCAATGCCTTCTTACAGCACGCGCATCGTATCCTCTCCGGGCATCCGGTCAACGATGAGCGGGTGGCCGAGGACAAGCTGCCGGCCAACTTCATCCTGACCCGGGGTGCAGGGCGGATGGTAGAGCTGCCGCCGCTTGCGGAGCAGCGCGGCATGCGCGTTGCTTGCATCGCAGGCGAGAGTACTGTGTTGGGCGTGGCGCGGCTGGCAGGCTTCCGGGCCTTCACCAATGCGAGCATGACTGGCAATCTCGATACTAATATAGCATTGAAGGCCAGCATGGCGGTCGAGCAGCTTACAGATCACGATCTCGTCTACGTGCATATGAAGGCGCCGGATGTGAAGGGGCATGATAACGATCCGCTCGGCAAGGCGCATGCGATCGAGCGGTTCGATGAGCTGGTCGGACGTATCTGTGAGCAATTGCCGGACGATGTGTACGTGACGCTGGCGGCCGATCATTCCACGCCATGCGAGTACGGCGAGCATACCGGCGAGCCGGTGCCGGTCCTCATCTCCGGTCCGAGCATTCGCCGCGACCAGGTGCAGCGCTACAGCGAGATCGACTGCATGGCGGGCGGATTGGGGCGGCTGAACGGCGCCGACTTCGTCAGAACCGCCCAGGATTTGCTGGGCTTTGTGAAGAAGCAAGGAAATTGATCTAGCCCCTTCAGGAACCATGCCAATATCTGTAGATATCCGCATTCAAAAGCGTGCTGGCAGGGGCTGTGATTGACTCCAAAGCAATGGAACTAAAAACAGGGGCTACTAACCGGCGACTGTGAGCAGTTCTAACAACCGTTCCCGCCGGATTGTGGTTCTGCATGTCCACGCCTCGGCTCCATATGGAGTATCAGTGAAAGACACCTTTAGGGGTGTCTTTTTGTTTTATGGATATGGATTAGGAAACTTTCAGAATCTGCATGCCGAGTATGCTTGCACAAATTTTATTTTATTGGTTTAATTTGTTTATTCATAGAAGGAAGAAGATGGATAACAACGATTGATATTTTGAAAATGGTAATGTCACTCCACCAGCTTTTCCCGTAAAACGTGAACGAACCGACTTTTTCGGCCTCTTCCTTTCTTTTTGATCATTCGTAAAGACTATTTCAGTAAGAGATAAAATGGAATTAAACATAAATTCATTGTAACGTTTCTTTGTTTGGTCAGTCTTATATATGTAAGGTGGTGAACCCTTGGACGAATTAGAGGAACTAGAGGGAGTCTATGATCAATATTTCCGAGATGTATATATCTTTGTGCTTTCATTAAGCAGAGATGAGCAGATCGCCGAGGAAATTACACAGGAGACCTTTCTTAAAGCGCTGAAGCGAATTGAACAGTTCAGGGGGGACTGTAAAATGAGCGTTTGGCTGTGTCAGATTGCGAAAAATACTTATTTCTCCTATATGGACGAGCAGCGGAGGTACGCTCCGATGGCTGAGCAAGAAGCAGAAGCCGGTATTAACCTGGAGCAAAAACTTATTAATCAGGCTGAGGCTCTGCATGTTCATAAGGTTCTGCACGGATTGAAGGAGCCGTATAAGGAGGTTTTTATGCTCAGGTTATTTGGAGAACTGTCTTTCGATCATATTAGCCAGATTTTTGGCCGAACGGAAAGCTGGGCGAGAGTGACCTATCACCGGGCCCGGATGAAGATACATAATCTGTTAATGGAGGATACAAGATGAGCCGTATCTCATGTGACATTATTCAAGATCTACTGCCCCTGTACTATGATGACATATGCAGCGAAGCCAGCAGGGAACTAGTGGAAGAGCACCTTGTTGGTTGTGCAGAATGCCGCGCTTCTCTGATACAGTTAAATTCTAGCCTGAGTTTACCCACACAAGAGATGGAAGTGAATATACTGGAGGGAAACGGGTTGCGTAGTATTAAAAGGATGTGGATCCGTACCCAATCGCGGGCTTATTTGAAAGGAATACTGCTGGCTGCTTCCGTATGTGGATTTTTGATTCTTGGCTACTTTGGTCTGTTCCGATGGAATTTCATACCGGTGGCATCCGATCACATTACTATTTCTAATATAAGAACCATACCAAGTGGTGAAATTGCCTTTAATATTCAAATCAATGACGGGTATACCTTCAATCGTGTGAAAAATACCGTTAAAGATGACGGGAGTTACTATATAACCCCTGTCCATACTCTACTCAAATCGAAGGATTATGTTGTCTCGAGTCTTGCCAGTGGCGGGGTATACGTCAATCCTGTGAGTGTAAGGGCCTACCAGAAGGCGCATGGAAATGATGTGGAGATTACGGCCATCTATTACGGTGCACCGGATGATCCGATTCTGATTTGGAAGAAAGGCATGGAACTGCCGGCAGCAAACCGATAGTCAGGGCGATTCTAGGGTGACATCAAAACTGTAACTACACTCGTAGAAGCTTATGTGCCGTTATCTTCGGACAGGGGTTCGACTGCCTCGGCTCCATATGGATTACAGTAGAAGACACCTTGAGAGGTGTCTTTTTTCATGCCTGAGGATGTATTATTAATTCCTTAGAATATAAGAAGCCGTTTCCTGTGGATGGTTAAGAGGAAAATGATGACCATAGGGAACAACATCAACCTCACCAAGCTGTACTGGAGCGGAATAGCGCCGATCTTGATCACCCCAAATAATATGAAGATTAGACCTTGGTGCTTTGGTGAAATCACCCTGATAGTTTTTCGACAGCAAACGGTTGAGCTGAAGAGTGGTATTCACAATTCTAGGCGAAGTAAAGCTGTTGCGTACTTTGGCAATATAATGTTTTGGAATACTATCGGTATTTTCAAATAAACCGTTACCTATTAAATAACGTTCTAATGAACTAGCCGTTGCTAACTTCAATGCCCATTTATTCAACAATTGAGGAGCATGAAACGATTTGGAATTTTTTTTGGCAACAGGTGGTTGAAGTAAAGTGATCGTATTCTTCGTATCTAGGTACTCGTGCGCTAACGCTTCCAGCAGAATAACCGCTCCAAAGGAGTGGCCAATCCAATGTGCGCCATGAGTAGCTTTTCCTGATAACTCCTTCATTAGATTCAAGTTGAGATCCATAAGATTTGTCTCCCGCTTAAAAGGGGAACGTCCTAAACCCGGGAGATCCGGAATCCATACCGGTTGACCCGTTTGTTCATGAAGCTCTAACCCTAAAGGAAATAAATCCTCTCCATCACTGAGCAAACCGTGGAATAAAATAAATGGCTTGCCCTCACCTGGTATTTGATAAATCACAGTGTTTCCGATTAAGATTCGTTCAAATGCATGATTATGCTGGTCATTTGGGTACATCAGGCGGTAATCCAAATCTGCGACTACGGCCGGGAAAAAATTCATCACACTCGTCTTAGTAAACCAATCTTCCCCCATGATTTTTTTCGGTAAATCATTTGAAAAGGTTCTATTTGTAATAAAATTCAGTCCATCCGATGGAATTCGTGTGATTTTACTGATCCCGCTGTTCATAAGAGCCTTCATGAAGCGAAGGGGTACAGAGATTGTAGGTGCTGCCATGTTCATACTTTCTGACATCACGCCTAATAATTCAGATATATCCGGATCATGCTGGTTGTCTGGAACGAGTGTATAGGTTTGAATAGACGATGTCTCCAGCTTAACAACCTGAACAATAAATTTCGCCAGCGCATCGTTTGAAATAAGCGGTAATTTATACCCCTTGCCTCCAGGAATAACCGGCATCAGCCCTCTGCGCATACTCTCCACAAGCAAGCCTAAGCCGGCTACTTGCTCCGTACTTCCTGTTGTACTGCTGCCGACTACAGTGGGCGGATTAATCACAGACAGCGGATAGCCTACTGCGGATGCCTGCTGGCGAATATACAGATCTGCTAGAAATTTTGTTCGTTCATAAGGATTTTTTATTTTCAAATAGTCGTGCCCTTCTTGGAACACATCAATTGCAACCTTGCTGTTAGTATTATCAAAGGGGCTCATATATCCAACGACATGAATAAATTGCTGCAAACCCTTCAATAGATGGATACGTTTAGCGAATTCACCGATATGCTTGGCACCATTTAAAAATACAGAGGTTGCCTCTTGCATTGTCACTTGAATATCCATTTGTCCGCCGGCGTGAATGATAACATCCGTGCTCAGTACCCTCTCCTTATCTTCATCACTTAGATCTAAATCTGGTTTCGTCAAATCACCTTCAATAAAGTGCATCGCTGCCTCGTTGAGAATACCTTTTTCCTGAAAAATACGTTTTGCTTTACCTTTCGACCTCACTAAAAGAAAAATTATAACCTCCTCTTTAAGCAGCTCCTCCACGAGTTGCCTCCCGATAAAGCCTGTTCCACCTGTTAAAAATATTTTTGTCATATCATTCATGCTCCTTTTTAGTACTGAATGGTACTAATTTTCACGTAAAAAAAATGCTTCTTATCGAAGCAAGTTGAAAAAGTGGCTGGCTGTTTGCGTGATCACCGTTGCATCCTTCAATGTCTCAGCAAGAAACAGCGCTCCTTCCAGATTCGTGATAAAAAGTGCCGCTACCTCGTCAATATGAATCGTATCTCTAAACTCGCCTTTTTCTGCTCCTTGCTTAAGTAATAGAGAGATTTTCATCTGTAATCCTGTAAAAAAGAGCCCTATTTTTTCTTTGATATGCGTAGCTTGTGCCGGAGTTTGAATATAAAGCGTAATAAACGGACAGCTCCCCTTATACTCTCTGGATTGAACGCCCTGTGATAAATGCTGTAAAAACATCTGGACACGCTCTTCCACGGATAATTGGTTCTGGGAAAGGATATCATCCATTGCACGCTCATACGTTTCAATCCAATAATCCACGACGCCTGCTAACAATTCCTCCTTATCCGCGAAGTGATAATACACATTCGATTTGGACACTTTGCTCACACGAACTAATTCATCCATGCTGGTATAAGCAAATCCCTTTTCTAAAAATAAGGCTGCCGCGACTTCAAGCACACGTTTTTGATTCATTATTTTCACCTTTGTCATGACTAGAACTATATAGTACTAATTTGAACATTGCAAGTATTTTAATTTTTGCATAACCCCTATTTATCCTCTATAATTGTAGGCTACTATGCACCTGTCAGGAGGAAATGATGAATTTTATTAAAGAACACCTTGCAGGATATGGCGTGAGCGAGCAAATGAGTGTGTATCTCTCGAACATCATCATGGTTTTATTTATTGCTATGCTCTCTGTAGTGGCCAATCTTGTCGCCAAAAAAATCGTACTGAAGATCATCATCCATATCATTAATAACAACCGGTATACGTGGGATAATTTCTTTTTGGAGAAAAAAGTATTCCACAAGCTGTCGCATCTCGCTCCGGCCTTTATCATCTATTACGCTGCACCTATTTTTCCGCTGTATCAGTCTTTCATTGTAAAAATCGCCTTAACGTATATGATTATCGTAACGATCACGGTGTTTAATGCCCTGCTTGACGCCATCGATGCTATTTACCGTACGTATGAAGTGTCCAAGATTAGGCCGATCAGGGGTTACATTCAGGTTGCGAAGATTATTCTGTATATTATTGCTGCGATTGTAGTGATTTCTAACCTCATGGGACAGAATCCGCTGATTCTTCTTAGTGGGCTGGGCGCTTTATCGGCTGTTCTTATGCTGGTCTTCAAAGATTCGATATTGGGCCTCGTGGCAGGGGTGCAATTATCCTCTAACGATATGGTCCGAGTCGGCGACTGGATTGAAATGCCTAAATATAATGCTGACGGCAATGTAATTGACATTACGCTGAATACGGTAAAGGTGATGAATTTCGATAAAACCATTACCATGATTCCAAGCTATGCTTTGATCTCAGATTCTTTTAAAAATTGGCGGGGCATGGAGGCTTCCGGCGGCAGAAGGATGAAACGAAGTGTCTGTATTGATACGAGCAGTATATGTTTCTGTACCAAAGAAATGATTGAGGAGTTCCGAAAGGTCCATTACCTTAGCGATTATATTATGACAAGATTAGATGAAATTAACTCCTATAATATCGAACATCATATCAATATGGAGAGCAAAGTGAATGGTCGACAGCTAACGAATATCGGAGTATTCAGAGAATATGTCCAAGAATATCTGCGCAATCATCCAAAAATTCATAAGGATATGACGCTCATTGTCAGACAGTTGGAAGCAGGAGACAGCGGACTGCCCTTAGAAATTTATGCGTTCAGCAATGAGACGACCTGGGGCGTGTATGAGTCGGTGCAGTCGGATATTTTTGATCATATTTTTGCGGTTATCCCTCTGTTTGGGCTTCGTGTATTTCAGAATCCAACGGGACAGGATATTGTTAATTTAAAAGAAAGAAGGGAGTATTCGGCTTGGTTAAGCTGATTATAAGAAGCCTCCCTTTAGTGTATAATAAAGCAAATTGAAGCCCTATCCCTGTCCCTGGATCCGAACGGACAGGAAGCTGAGGAGGAATCGTTGTGGCCAGCATCAGACAGAGAATTGTTCCGCATCTTTGGTATGACAAGGAGGCGGCAGAAGCCGCCCGCTTTTACGCTACTGTGTTTCCGGATTCCAAGGTTACGAGTGTGAACACCATTCATGATACGCCGTCCGGCGATGCGGGTCAGGTCTCTTTTGAGGTCTGGGGGCAGCCGTTCATGGCGATCAGCGGAGGTCCTTATTTCAAGCTGAATCCATCGGTGTCTTTCTTTGTGAATTTTGATCCCTCACGGGACAAGGATGCAGCTGAGAGAATGGATGAGGTGTGGGATAAGTTAGCTGAAGGCGGTACCGCCCTGATGCCACTCGGCAAGTATCCATTCAGTGAGCGGTACGGCTGGATTCAGGATAAGTTCGGAGTGTCCTGGCAGCTGATTCTCACGAACCCGGCAGGGGAAGAGCGGCCTGCGATTATTCCTTCCTTATTGTTCGTCGGGGATCAGTGCGGGAAGGCGGAGGAGGCGATGTCCTTCTACTTATCCGTATTCAAGGACTCGCGCCAAGGGAATATTGCCCGATACCCGGCAGGCTCTGCGCCGGATCAGGAAGGAACGATTATGTTCGCGGACTTCATGCTGGAGAATCTGTGGTTCACGGTAATGGACAGTGCGCATAATCATCAGTTCAGCTTCAATGAAGCTGTCTCCTTCATGGTATCCTGCGATTCTCAGGAAGAGATTGACTACTACTGGGACAAGCTGTCCGCAGTTCCTGAAGCCGAGCAATGCGGCTGGCTGAAGGATGCCTTCGGTATCTCCTGGCAGATTATTCCGGCGGAGATGAATGAGATGATGAAGAAGGGCACGCCGGAGCAGCTGGCGCGTGTGACGAAGGCTTTTCTGCAGATGAAGAAGTTCGAGCTTGCGGAGCTGCGTAAGGCCTATAAGGGAGAATAAAGCGGCAACTTCATGGAATACCAACACAAGCGATAAGGAACATATCCTTATCGCTTCTTTGCGCACAAATATAAGAATGTATAGGTTTCACTTGCCCTACACCTTCCCCCCGCCATCCCCCGTACGGTACTTCTTCCGATACTGGGCGGGAGTCATGCCGTATACCTTTTTGAAGCTGGAATAGAAGGTGTTCAGGGACGAGAAGCCGAAATGCTGCACGATGGGCTCGATCGGTGAGTCGGAGGCAATGAGCTCCTGGCAGATGAAGGTTAGCCGCTTCTCGGATATTTTATCGGTGATGGACTGGGTGGTCTCTGCTTTATAGAGACTGCGGAAATAATTGACGGACAAGCCCAGATGATCGGCCAGCATGGTGGCAGACAGATTCGGGTCGGTAAGATGACTCTCGATGAACTGGTCCACCTGTCCGATCAGGGCGATATTCTTGGATTGGCTGCGGGCCGCCGCAATGTCTTCGAGCGTCTTGGTAATCAAAGCCTCCATCCAGGGCATGACATTATCCATCGTTTCCTGCCGGATGATCTGCTTCTCGACGGACGTCAGTCCCCACGAGCTGGGCAACGGCTGGGAGGAATGCTCCTGGATGAGCCGGCGGATGTCCATGAACAAGGTGATCAGAGACATTTTACATTCAAAATAAGGCAGTTCCCGCAGCTTCACTACCGCTGAGCGTAAGACCTCCAGAATGACGGCGGCGTCCCCCTTGAGTATGGCCTGGGCGATCTGCCGCTCCTGGCTCACAGGCAAATGATATAATTCCCCGGGTGCAGCGGGCAGCCATTCCTTCACAATGAGCGACCGGTGTCCGAACCGGAACCTCTCCTGCGTCAGATCATAGGTCTCCAGATACACCTCATGCATGTCGGTTAAGCCAGGCAATGTCCGGCCCCAGGCCACAGTGGTTCCCACGGACAAATACTGCTGGATCAGCTGCCCTGCCACTTGCAGCTCCTTCGCGAATTCCTCTGACAACGGAGCCGATAAGACTACAGCCACGTGGTCGTCTCCCATATCTACCGTCTGCAGCTTGTGCCTGGACGATTGCAGCGACTCCTGAATGATATTGGACATCGCGAACCGGAGCAGCCGCCGGTCCTTCTCCGGGTACACTCCCGAGAATTCCGCGAAGTGGTCGATCCGGAAGATGGCTACGGACAGCTGATCGCTTGGCAGATCAATCCCCCATTCCACGAATTGAGCGCGGATCTCCGCTGCCGAATGGTACGTCTCCCCCAGAAAATCCCTTAAGAACCGCTCTCTGCCCAGGAATTTATTATGCCGCCATTGCTCGGTCAGCTCGTGAATCTGATTATGCTGCGAGGTGAAAACGCTGGATAAGTATTCGAGTTCATTGGCGTTCGCGCCAAGGCCCGGCTTCTCCGCCTGATGCTGCCGCATGACCCGGCTGATCAGCTCCTGAATGGGTGAGTACACCCGTTTGGAGATTAGAATAATCACCGCGAGGGAGGCTGCGAACAAGACGAGGAACAGGATCAGGCTGGTATCGCGCAGGACCGTGATTTTATTCAGAATGGCGGACTTCGGGATCATCTCAATGAAGGTCCAATCCTGGATGCCCTTAACGGAGGAGTCGGCATAGACCACCAGCTTCTCCCCCTGATCCTGGGGCTGGAACAGCTTCCAGCCGCTGGCCCCCTTCATCCCGTGGCTTCTAAGCTCGGCAATCTGCTGCGGATTCATTGGTGTGCTGCTAAAAATCGTCTCATCCCGGTCATTCAGCACGGTGATCGAACGGCTCGCGAAGTTTGAATTATTCTGCAGCAGGGTCATGAGATTATGGGTATCCACATTCATGACGAACGCGGAGATAGAGCTGCCTTTTTCATAAAATCTGACGATGGTCATCACTTCTTTGGGTGTATTCCCGGTAAGCGGGAGGGACAAGGTTCTCGGAATAAGCACGCTGTGGTTCGCTGTTTCCGGGTCGCGTAAGCGCTTAATAATATCCTGATCGTAAAAGGCAGCGGTATCATTTAACCCAAGTCTGGAGTCAATGACCGTATTCGTATAATCGTTAATGAGGTAGACCGAATCAATAGAGGGGTTGGCGTTCTTAATGTCCGTCAGCTGGCTCCATACCTCATAGGTCTCGAAATCGCTGTAATGATCCGAAAGGGCATACACCTTAAGCGCACTGTCATTGCTGGAGGAGAAGCTGAAATCAAGAGCCCATTCCATCAGCCGCGACGTATTCCGGGCCCCGTTCACGAGGAGGGATTCCGAATGATCTCCGATTTCCTCCAGCAGCGTCTTGGAAGATTGCCCATAGAGCAGTACGAAGGATATTCCTAAGACCAGAACGTTCGCACTGACAAAGTAAAAAATAAGCTTCATGTAGGTAGGGTGCCGCTTCAGCGAGGCGAAGAACGGTTGTCTGAATTTCATGGCTCTGGAACCTCCGTAATCATAACTGTCCGGCTCATTATAAGTAGATTTATTATAGCACACAGGGTATTTTCGTCTGCCGAATCGTTTGTTTTGGGAAGAGTGTTGTTTTTGGGAAGGCGGTAAATCTGCACTTGCGGGAAGGATTGGCGTTTCTCGGAATTGCTCAGGGCACAAGGGCTTGATAAGGTGACGGCATAGATAACGGAACGCTCCTTAAGCGATTACCGGTCTTGAGGAAGGGGGGATGTACAAATGAACTACCCGCTTAACGCAGGTAAACGTTCAAAATGGAGGCATATCACGCAGAATCCTTTTCTGTATGTGATGGCTGTACCGGGGCTGTTGTTTTTCCTCGTGTTCAGTTATTTTCCCATATACGGGATTATGATTGCCTTCAAAGATTATGATTTTGCCAAGGGGATCACGGGGAGTGACTGGGTAGGATTTAAAAATTTCGATTACTTTTTCACATCAGATGACTTCTGGACGATTCTGCGGAACACACTGCTGCTAAACGTGCTGTTTATTGTGTTCACGACAGCGGCGGCCGTTCTGATTGCACTCATGTTCAATGAGATCCGCAATAAGTATTTCAAACGGATATCGCAGTCGCTTATTTTCCTGCCTTATTTCATGTCCTGGATTGTAATTGGGATGATTGTCCAATCCTTATTCGGCGGGGAAGAGCCCATGATTAATGTCTGGCTGCAAAATATCGGCATGGAGCCGGTCAACTGGATGTTTGAGTCGAGTCTGTGGCCTTATATTCTAACGGTGATCCGGGTGTGGCAAGGCGCTGGTTATCTCTCGATTATTTTCCTGGCCGCCATTACGGGCATATCGGAGGATCTGTATGAGGCGGCCCGCATCGACGGGGCTTCTAAACTGCAGATTGTGACACGCATTACGCTGCCGCTGCTGGTGCCGACGATTATGATCATGACGCTGCTGGCCGTGGGTAAAATTTTCAACGGGGACTTTGCGATGATCTATGCGATCATTGGCGACAACTCGATGCTGTATCCGACTACCGACGTCATTGATACGTTTGTCTTCCGCTCCATGCGGCAGCTGCAC is a window of Paenibacillus sp. FSL H3-0469 DNA encoding:
- a CDS encoding DASS family sodium-coupled anion symporter; translation: MADENMQKSGEAAPLKKKGRFEAGMKRWGIPLAVLAMLLLLIMPTPEGLDPAAQKSIAIFAGALILWVTTPIPIYLTSLIAILLLPLVGAVEDQEVAFSTLGFDVIWLMVSAFVLTSAMTKSNLGRRFSLWMVTMFGKTPTQTLLVLVIINFILAFFVPSTTARATLMMPICLILLDVYKAIPGQSRLGKVMMLQGLQADALATSGVMTATAGNIIAVGFINEQAGGSIGYMDWLFASMPSAIITMSLIFLIGLKLFSIKAEGTFVNVMDSLKSELHKLGAFSVAEKKAMAIFILTVVLWATGDYQDAWFGFEISTEQTAVLAALLCLLPRIGMLQWKDANIKWELMIFAAGAYAAGNALDKSGGAQWLIGKVVDGLGIDRMSPAMVAIVVIFLSMYSHLIFTSKTVRVTILIPAFIALAKTLGMDPVPLALAAATTMTFTITLPPHSKVNTIYFSTDYFTIIDQVKYAIVTCFIGASVICVGYFTWYGWLGL
- a CDS encoding 2,3-bisphosphoglycerate-independent phosphoglycerate mutase, encoding MLRRKMILAIADGLGDRPHPKLGNLTPLQYADTPNLDRLAAEGISGMMDPIAPGIPVGTDMGHLILFGYEPNCYPGRGPIEALGIGMEVRPGDIVFRCNFATVDDRCVVVDRRAGRIRQGTEALARALDGLVLEGGVTAYFKQATEHRAVLLLRGEGLSDQVSDSDPKAPNDGQPYLRIRPLDKSDEAVRTASALNAFLQHAHRILSGHPVNDERVAEDKLPANFILTRGAGRMVELPPLAEQRGMRVACIAGESTVLGVARLAGFRAFTNASMTGNLDTNIALKASMAVEQLTDHDLVYVHMKAPDVKGHDNDPLGKAHAIERFDELVGRICEQLPDDVYVTLAADHSTPCEYGEHTGEPVPVLISGPSIRRDQVQRYSEIDCMAGGLGRLNGADFVRTAQDLLGFVKKQGN
- a CDS encoding RNA polymerase sigma factor — translated: MDELEELEGVYDQYFRDVYIFVLSLSRDEQIAEEITQETFLKALKRIEQFRGDCKMSVWLCQIAKNTYFSYMDEQRRYAPMAEQEAEAGINLEQKLINQAEALHVHKVLHGLKEPYKEVFMLRLFGELSFDHISQIFGRTESWARVTYHRARMKIHNLLMEDTR
- a CDS encoding zf-HC2 domain-containing protein encodes the protein MSRISCDIIQDLLPLYYDDICSEASRELVEEHLVGCAECRASLIQLNSSLSLPTQEMEVNILEGNGLRSIKRMWIRTQSRAYLKGILLAASVCGFLILGYFGLFRWNFIPVASDHITISNIRTIPSGEIAFNIQINDGYTFNRVKNTVKDDGSYYITPVHTLLKSKDYVVSSLASGGVYVNPVSVRAYQKAHGNDVEITAIYYGAPDDPILIWKKGMELPAANR
- a CDS encoding alpha/beta fold hydrolase, with translation MTKIFLTGGTGFIGRQLVEELLKEEVIIFLLVRSKGKAKRIFQEKGILNEAAMHFIEGDLTKPDLDLSDEDKERVLSTDVIIHAGGQMDIQVTMQEATSVFLNGAKHIGEFAKRIHLLKGLQQFIHVVGYMSPFDNTNSKVAIDVFQEGHDYLKIKNPYERTKFLADLYIRQQASAVGYPLSVINPPTVVGSSTTGSTEQVAGLGLLVESMRRGLMPVIPGGKGYKLPLISNDALAKFIVQVVKLETSSIQTYTLVPDNQHDPDISELLGVMSESMNMAAPTISVPLRFMKALMNSGISKITRIPSDGLNFITNRTFSNDLPKKIMGEDWFTKTSVMNFFPAVVADLDYRLMYPNDQHNHAFERILIGNTVIYQIPGEGKPFILFHGLLSDGEDLFPLGLELHEQTGQPVWIPDLPGLGRSPFKRETNLMDLNLNLMKELSGKATHGAHWIGHSFGAVILLEALAHEYLDTKNTITLLQPPVAKKNSKSFHAPQLLNKWALKLATASSLERYLIGNGLFENTDSIPKHYIAKVRNSFTSPRIVNTTLQLNRLLSKNYQGDFTKAPRSNLHIIWGDQDRRYSAPVQLGEVDVVPYGHHFPLNHPQETASYILRN
- a CDS encoding TetR/AcrR family transcriptional regulator; protein product: MNQKRVLEVAAALFLEKGFAYTSMDELVRVSKVSKSNVYYHFADKEELLAGVVDYWIETYERAMDDILSQNQLSVEERVQMFLQHLSQGVQSREYKGSCPFITLYIQTPAQATHIKEKIGLFFTGLQMKISLLLKQGAEKGEFRDTIHIDEVAALFITNLEGALFLAETLKDATVITQTASHFFNLLR
- a CDS encoding mechanosensitive ion channel domain-containing protein — translated: MNFIKEHLAGYGVSEQMSVYLSNIIMVLFIAMLSVVANLVAKKIVLKIIIHIINNNRYTWDNFFLEKKVFHKLSHLAPAFIIYYAAPIFPLYQSFIVKIALTYMIIVTITVFNALLDAIDAIYRTYEVSKIRPIRGYIQVAKIILYIIAAIVVISNLMGQNPLILLSGLGALSAVLMLVFKDSILGLVAGVQLSSNDMVRVGDWIEMPKYNADGNVIDITLNTVKVMNFDKTITMIPSYALISDSFKNWRGMEASGGRRMKRSVCIDTSSICFCTKEMIEEFRKVHYLSDYIMTRLDEINSYNIEHHINMESKVNGRQLTNIGVFREYVQEYLRNHPKIHKDMTLIVRQLEAGDSGLPLEIYAFSNETTWGVYESVQSDIFDHIFAVIPLFGLRVFQNPTGQDIVNLKERREYSAWLS